One bacterium DNA segment encodes these proteins:
- a CDS encoding phosphatase PAP2 family protein → MDNNGKLNEHGRPNELPKEFFLFRTLFRGFWRNAAACFRPRILPWHALAIALTWICVTSGFDWNYYVAAQHASVRSYFVPALVLGGLLPIIVPLSMYFYGKWRERSGIVLIAGAMGQAALVGLFLSWFYKAFTGRMQPKFFDGSALVDISENFRFGFLRGGVFWGWPSSHTTVSFAVACALIALFPKNRMVRILALLYAFYVGIGVATVGIHWFSEFLAGAIFGSIAGLAVGKSFRPAVESSALPTAGNF, encoded by the coding sequence ATGGACAACAACGGTAAACTAAATGAACACGGAAGGCCGAATGAATTGCCGAAAGAATTTTTCCTCTTTCGCACTCTCTTCCGGGGCTTCTGGAGAAATGCTGCCGCGTGCTTCCGTCCGCGGATTCTGCCGTGGCACGCTCTTGCGATAGCGCTTACATGGATATGCGTCACCTCGGGGTTTGACTGGAACTATTACGTGGCAGCACAGCATGCAAGCGTTCGATCGTATTTCGTGCCCGCACTGGTACTTGGCGGCCTTCTCCCCATTATTGTTCCGCTTAGCATGTACTTCTATGGAAAATGGCGAGAGAGAAGCGGCATTGTGCTTATTGCGGGCGCCATGGGACAGGCGGCGCTTGTAGGACTTTTTCTTTCTTGGTTCTACAAGGCATTCACCGGCCGGATGCAACCGAAATTTTTTGATGGAAGCGCTCTGGTGGACATCAGCGAAAATTTTAGGTTCGGATTTCTACGGGGAGGAGTGTTCTGGGGTTGGCCGTCGAGCCACACCACGGTTTCTTTCGCGGTCGCTTGCGCGCTTATCGCGCTTTTTCCGAAAAACCGGATGGTCCGCATTCTTGCTCTTCTCTATGCGTTCTATGTCGGCATCGGGGTTGCCACTGTCGGCATCCATTGGTTTTCGGAGTTTCTTGCGGGAGCCATCTTCGGCTCGATCGCGGGCCTTGCCGTAGGCAAAAGTTTTCGTCCTGCAGTTGAGAGTTCCGCGTTGCCGACTGCCGGAAATTTCTAG